One window of Perca flavescens isolate YP-PL-M2 chromosome 6, PFLA_1.0, whole genome shotgun sequence genomic DNA carries:
- the dop1a gene encoding protein dopey-1 isoform X2, whose protein sequence is MNAEEVELLSDSKYRNYVAAVDKALKNFEYSSEWADLISALGKLNKVLQNNAKYQVVPKKLTIGKRLAQCLHPALPSGVHRKALETYEIIFKIIGPKRLAKDLFLYSSGLFPLLSNAAMSVKPVLLGLYETYYLPLGKTLKPGLQGLLTGVLPGLEEGSEYYDRTNTLLEKVAAAVEQSAFYSALWGSILTSPAVRLPGVTFVLLHLNRKLSMEDQLYVMGSDIELMVEAVSTSVQDSSVLVQRSTLDLILFCFPFHMSQATRPDMIRILSAALHVVLRRDMSLNRRLYAWLLGFDNNGVVIGPRSTRQSNPEEHASHYFNTFSKDMLVQAMVGILQGKARGGEEESILMHDLKPFRILISLLDKPELGPAILEDVLIEVFRTLHTQCRTELDLQNQSPFSKDHTHLSSKLRENKKTAELIKTANLLFNSFEPYYMWDYIARWFEECCRRTENSSTRAPRHAGRLDHPGLSLVEFCQLVDFLLDIVSLETYIEIQTEHLPQLLLRMVAALTCHLQALGLGELTHCLRLCSKILSKVQPPLVSPLALPPGPQAQGRSNSNGNRSNPARDKEDKWALSATLELPGGGEVFEDGENPPSSRSSESGFTDFVQYQGDGPDDSEQTPHPLPAVKSGHRSSGPSQTKPLDKPVMQCCLEHFQQFLSRLITLYIIPGQVDKAEGEKGEVMHLGPLVSEGSQHTDYMESGSGLVKKECVAAFTAACQLFLECSSFPVYIAEGNLKSSPTQEEQFDREQVRLPAWLQTLMDACCLASDFSLQGVAISLLMDLVGLTQSVAMVTAESVASGDGSEPAQPMSPSQGRVAVVIRPPLTQGILKYIADKTNFFKSVALILWDQLSEGTPQHHQRSVELFYQLHNLVPSSSICEDVISQQLMHRDRRIRLEAHVKFSVLWHLTRDLNITKSSPFNRTFDRSLFIMLDSLSYWDPCTSAVGRAWLSQVLQRHDIARVLEPLLLLLLHPKTHRVSIQRVQAQRHWAQVFPEPSEQGPSEPIYTRDSGFSDNFGEIQGEKVVQDEFRSLVLGDMEPFCLTVNPLSDSLSLLSLSSENLQLAGEYPPVDQQGELQSSESSGSHSSTVENGSFEEPEVVSSPVNGSDQQPVYSYDVTEDSIEDAVSLVIKELIDRVLSLVDEGSFEVSSQPENWPQTDTDSTSSDNSTSPRFDSGPPPGSNHQTVPEMLAGGTLEFLSVTRADISAEEDHREGITRHSSSPSIVTLPDSSDLATPDHNLQVDDPQARKRSHSSTQLSLKGKIMERLADKSPGAKPKIKRAKRKEEERQRKIAIQAEKLRPPSIFFGDSLDLENWYSCGEGEVSEIESDTGSPSGGSGETGGGVSVTGRRSSSSPPRFNIHPLYQHVLLYLQLYDSSRALHALSAIAAMLRAAPSGFVSAISTTSINNTYTPQLSLLQNLLARHRVSVMGKDFYCPIPQDSHSHSFRSAMYLEIIISLCLYFLRSYYSAHLAAGPQDLAGNRAMQLTSVEVLTLLFSELAKATGGSAKGFASFISDVLSKCKVQKVVLHCLLSSIFSAQKWHEQRVAGVNVATVEEGLSEDSVINLSEDQIDSCSAVQSQLLRLLQSLVVLEHRVLVPAEEGGEGGPVGGGVGGVGTGNGPGAGFEILGGEVEHVNPQQPMTSLQYLHGQPITAQGMFLCAVIRALHQHHACKMHPQWIGLITATLPYMGRVLRRVVASVTLQLCRNLDNLLQQYRYETGITDTRPQWMALCIPPDLILTVLEGVTAIIHYCLLDPTSQYHQLQVSVDQKHLAEARSGILSILHTIMSSVTLLWSILHQVDNSDKPAAASAASTSNINLGSTKNLRQQILELLGPISMNHGAHFMAAIAYVWNERKQVKTPVRNKVIPLASEEQLLLVELVRSVSAMRTETVMQTVKEVLKQPPAIAKDKKHLSLEVCMLQFFYAYVQRIPVSSLVDSWPSLLALLKDSVPLGLPAPGQFLILGVLNEFILKNPNLESKKDQRELQDVTHKVVEAIGTIAGSSLEQTTWLRRNLEVKASPQIVVDGANLEADVEDLMLTVMEASSFTPSVYSVHALTLLAEVLAHLLDMVFYSDEKERVIPLLVNIMHYVVPYLRNHSAHNAPSYRACIQLLSSLSGYQYTRRAWKKEAFDLFMDHTFFQMDSSCVSHWRAIIDHLMTHDKTTFRDLMTRVAVAQSSSLSLFTNRDAELEQRAMLLKRLAFTIYSSEVDQYQKYLPDIQERLVESLRLPQVPILHAQVFLFFRVLLLRMSPQHLTSLWPTMITELVQVFLLMEQELTADEDISRTSGPSVAGLETTYSGGNGFSTSYNSQRWLNLYLSACKLLDLALALPPESLPQFQMYRWAFIPEASDDSGLEVRRQGTHQREFKPYVVRLAKLLRKRAKKNPEEDCSIRTLSWEPGHLMLTLYVIRSMEQLLPFFNLLSQVFNSKASSRTSPVYNHNPAGACFPGHKEGHKLESQKVFWSRARQNIEEMVEKDFLEGLIKT, encoded by the exons CTCTGGGCTCTTCCCTTTACTCTCCAATGCCGCGATGTCTGTGAAGCCTGTGCTGTTGGGGCTCTATGAGACCTACTACCTGCCCCTGGGAAAGACTCTGAAACCAGGCCTACAGGGACTACTGACCGGGGTACTGCCTGGTCTGGAGGAGGGCTCGGAGTATTACGACAg AACCAACACCCTGTTGGAGAAGGTGGCTGCAGCCGTGGAGCAGTCGGCCTTCTACAGTGCCTTGTGGGGCAGCATCCTGACCAGCCCAGCTGTGCGTCTCCCTGGGGTGACCTTTGTTCTGCTGCACCTCAATCGCAAGCTCTCGATGGAGGACCAGCTCTATGTCATGGGCAGTGACATTGAGCTCATG GTGGAGGCGGTCAGTACCTCAGTCCAGGACTCCAGTGTGTTGGTGCAGAGGAGCACCTTGGACCTGATCCTCTTCTGCTTCCCCTTCCATATGAGCCAG GCGACTCGCCCTGACATGATCCGGATCCTGTCAGCAGCTTTGCATGTGGTTTTGAGAAGAGACATGTCCCTCAACCGAAGACTCTACGCCTGGCTGCTGG GCTTTGACAACAACGGGGTGGTGATAGGCCCCCGCAGCACTCGGCAGAGCAACCCAGAGGAGCACGCCAGCCACTACTTCAACACTTTCTCTAAAGACATGCTAGTCCAG gCAATGGTGGGAATCTTGCAGGGCAAGGCCCGAGGCGGGGAAGAGGAGAGCATCCTCATGCACGACCTCAAGCCATTTCGCATCCTCATCAGTCTACTCGACAAACCGGAACTTG GTCCAGCAATCCTCGAGGATGTTCTGATCGAGGTGTTTCGGACTCTACACACACAGTGCCGAACAGAGTTAGACCTCCAAAACCAGAGCCCATTCAGTAAAGACCACACACACCTCAGCAG TAAACTACGAGAGAACAAGAAGACGGCAGAACTGATTAAAACAGCCAATCTCCTGTTCAACTCGTTTGAGCCGTACTACATGTGGGACTACATTGCTCGTTGGTTTGAGGAGTGCTGCAG GAGGACCGAGAACAGCAGCACACGTGCACCACGGCATGCTGGGAGATTAGACCATCCAGGGCTCTCATTGGTGGAGTTCTGTCAGCTGGTCGATTTCCTGCTGGATATTGTTTCGCTG GAGACCTACATAGAGATCCAGACAGAGCATCTTCCTCAGCTGCTGTTGCGCATGGTGGCGGCTCTGACCTGTCACCTGCAGGCCCTGGGGCTCGGGGAGCTCACCCACTGCCTTCGTCTCTGCTCCAAGATCCTCAGCAAAGTGCAGCCCCCGCTGGTGTCCCCTCTGGCCCTGCCACCGGGCCCCCAGGCTCAGGGCCGCTCCAACTCCAACGGCAATCGCTCAAACCCAGCAAGGGACAAGGAGGACAAATGG GCTTTGTCTGCTACTCTGGAGCTACCTGGCGGTGGGGAGGTGTTTGAGGATGGGGAAAACCCTCCAAGCAGTCGCTCCTCAGAAAGTGGCTTTACAGACTTCGTCCAGTACCAGGGAGATGGCCCGGACGACTCTGAGCAAACCCCTCATCCCCTTCCAGCGGTCAAATCAGGCCACCGCTCCTCAGGCCCATCTCAGACCAAGCCTCTGGACAAACCAGTCATGCAGTGCTGCTTAGAGCATTTCCAACAGTTTCTCTCCCGACTTATCACCTTGTACATTATCCCTGGGCAAGTGGACAAAGCTGAGGGTGAAAAAGGCGAGGTTATGCACTTGGGACCCCTGGTTTCAGAGGGCTCCCAGCACACTGATTACATGGAGTCAGGATCAGGGCTGGTCAAGAAAGAATGTGTCGCTGCTTTCACTGCTGCCTGTCAGCTCTTCCTAGAATGCTCCAGTTTCCCTGTCTACATCGCAGAGGGCAACCTTAAGTCCTCACCCACACAGGAAGAGCAGTTTG ACCGTGAGCAGGTCCGTCTGCCAGCGTGGCTGCAGACCCTGATGGACGCCTGCTGCCTGGCCAGTGACTTCAGCCTGCAGGGCGTGGCCATCTCCCTGCTCATGGACCTCGTGGGACTCACCCAgtctgttgccatggtgactGCCGAGAGCGTGGCATCTGGTGACGGCTCCGAGCCCGCCCAGCCCATGAGCCCCAGCCAGGGTCGAGTGGCAGTCGTCATCAGGCCACCACTCACTCAGGGAATCCTAAAGTACATTGCTGACAAGACAAACTTCTTCAAG AGTGTGGCTCTGATCCTATGGGACCAGTTGAGTGAAGGAACACCTCAGCACCATCAACGCAGCGTAGAGCTCTTCTACCAGCTCCATAACCTGGTGCCTTCCTCCAGCATCTGTGAGGACGTCATCAGCCAACAACTCATGCACAGAGACAGG AGAATTCGGCTGGAGGCCCATGTGAAGTTCTCTGTGCTGTGGCATTTAACACGAGATTTGAACATCACCAAATCCTCTCCTTTTAATCGCACATTTGACAG ATCTCTTTTCATCATGCTCGACAGCCTGAGTTATTGGGATCCGTGTACTAGCGCTGTTGGTCGAGCTTGGCTCAGTCAGGTCCTTCAGAGACATGACATTGCTCGGGTTTTAgagcctctcctcctccttctgctCCACCCCAAGACCCACCGAGTATCCATTCAGAGGGTACAGGCCCAGCGCCACTGGGCCCAGGTCTTCCCTGAACCGTCTGAACAGGGGCCATCAGAACCCATTTACACCAGGGACTCTGGCTTCTCAGACA ACTTCGGTGAGATCCAAGGGGAGAAGGTGGTGCAAGACGAGTTCCGAAGCCTGGTGTTGGGTGACATGGAGCCCTTCTGTCTGACTGTCAACCCCTTGAGTGACAGTCTGTCCTTACTGAGCCTGAGCAGTGAGAACttgcaactagctggtgaatatCCGCCTGTTGACCAACAGGGGGAGCTCCAGAGCTCTGAGTCCAGTGGGTCTCATTCATCTACAGTGGAAAATGGCAGCTTTGAGGAACCAGAGGTGGTCAGCAGTCCAGTCAATGGCTCAGACCAACAGCCTGTTTACTCATATGACGTGACTGAGGACTCTATAGAGGACGCTGTGTCCTTGGTTATAAAAGAGCTAATAGATAGGGTTTTGAGTTTAGTAGATGAGGGATCTTTTGAAGTGTCATCTCAGCCTGAAAACTGGCcccaaacagacacagacagcacTTCCTCAGATAATTCCACTAGTCCCCGTTTTGACTCTGGCCCTCCTCCAGGCTCCAACCACCAGACTGTGCCTGAGATGCTGGCTGGAGGCACGCTGGAGTTCCTCTCTGTTACACGGGCAGATATATCTGCAGAGGAGGATCACAGAGAGGGCATCACCCGCCATAGTTCATCACCTTCCATTGTCACATTGCCAGATAGCTCTGACCTTGCTACCCCCGAccacaacctgcaggtggacgACCCTCAGGCCCGTAAACGTAGCCATAGCAGCACCCAGCTCAGCCTTAAAGGGAAGATCATGGAGAGGCTTGCAGACAAATCTCCGGGGGCCAAGCCCAAGATCAAGAGGGCcaagaggaaagaggaggagaggcagaGAAAGATAGCCATTCAAGCTGAAAAACTGCGGCCACCCAGTATTTTCTTCGGAGACAGCCTGGATCTAGAGAACTGGTACAGCTGTGGGGAAGGTGAGGTGTCAGAGATTGAGAGTGACACCGGCTCCCCCAGTGGGGGCTCTGGGGAGACTGGCGGGGGGGTCAGTGTCACAGGACGCAGATCGTCCTCTTCCCCACCTCGTTTTAACATCCATCCTCTCTACCAGCACGTTCTGCTCTACCTCCAGCTGTACGACTCCTCCCGGGCCCTCCACGCCCTGTCAGCCATTGCAGCCATGCTAAGAGCTGCTCCCTCAGGGTTCGTGAGTGCCATCTCCACCACCAGCATCAACAACACCTACACTCCACAGCTCTCTTTGCTCCAGAACCTCCTAGCCCGTCACAGGGTCTCAGTCATGGGCAAAGACTTCTACTGCCCCATCCCCCAGGACTCCCACTCACACTCCTTCCGCAGTGCCATGTACCTGGAGATCATCATCTCGCTCTGTCTCTACTTCCTGAGAAGCTATTACTCTGCCCACCTGGCAGCAGGCCCTCAGGACTTGGCAGGGAACCGGGCCATGCAGCTGACCAGCGTGGAGGTCCTAACTCTCCTCTTTAGCGAGCTAGCCAAAGCCACAGGTGGCTCGGCTAAGGGCTTTGCTAGTTTCATCAGCGACGTCCTCTCTAAGTGCAAAGTTCAGAAAGTGGTTCTCCACTGCCTGCTCTCCTCCATCTTCAGCGCCCAGAAGTGGCATGAGCAGCGTGTGGCAGGGGTGAACGTGgccactgtggaggaaggtctgtccgAGGACAGTGTCATCAACCTGTCGGAGGACCAGATAGACAGCTGCAGCGCTGTCCAGTCCCAGCTGCTCAGACTGCTGCAGAGCCTAGTTGTACTTGAGCACAGAGTCCTGGTGCCGGCtgaagaaggaggagaaggaggaccTGTGGGAGGTGGGGTAGGGGGCGTAGGAACGGGAAACGGCCCCGGGGCCGGGTTTGAGATCCTGGGTGGGGAAGTGGAGCACGTCAACCCTCAGCAGCCAATGACATCACTGCAATACCTCCACGGACAACCTATAACGGCGCAGGGTATGTTCCTGTGTGCGGTGATCAGGGCGCTGCATCAGCACCACGCGTGCAAAATGCATCCCCAGTGGATAGGGCTCATCACGGCCACCCTGCCGTACATGGGGAGGGTGCTGAGGAGGGTGGTGGCCTCAGTCACTCTGCAGCTCTGCAGGAACTTGGACAATCTTCTTCAGCAGTACCGCTATGAGACCGGAATAACTGACACCAG ACCCCAGTGGATGGCTCTCTGCATCCCTCCTGACCTGATTCTGACAGTGCTGGAGGGGGTGACAGCCATCATCCATTACTGCCTGCTGGATCCCACTTCCCAGTACCACCAG TTACAAGTGAGTGTTGACCAGAAGCACCTGGCCGAGGCTCGTTCAGGCATTCTATCCATTCTCCACACCATCATGTCTTCTGTCACCCTGCTGTGGAGTATCCTCCACCAGGTTGACAACTCTGACAAGCCAGCTGCTGCCTCCGCTGCCTCTACGTCCAACATCAACCTGGGCTCCACTAAG AACCTCCGGCAGCAAATCCTGGAGCTGCTGGGTCCAATCTCCATGAACCATGGTGCTCACTTCATGGCAGCAATTGCCTACGTTTGGAATGAGAGGAAGCAGGTCAAGACTCCAGTCAGAAATAAG GTGATTCCTTTAGCCAGCGAAGAGCAGCTGCTGCTGGTTGAGCTGGTTCGCTCAGTGAGTGCTATGCGCACTGAGACGGTCATGCAGACGGTCAAAGAGGTCTTGAAGCAGCCGCCTGCCATTGCAAAGGacaag AAGCACCTCTCCTTGGAGGTCTGCATGCTGCAGTTCTTCTATGCCTATGTCCAGAG GATCCCTGTGTCCAGTTTAGTTGATAGCTGGCCATCTCTGCTGGCACTGCTGAAGGACTCTGTACCGTTAGGCCTGCCAGCCCCCGGACAGTTTCTTATACTAGG AGTTCTAAATGAGTTCATTTTGAAGAATCCCAATCTGGAGAGCAAGAAGGACCAACGGGAGTTGCAG GATGTGACCCATAAGGTGGTGGAAGCCATCGGGACAATAGCAGGCTCGTCTCTGGAGCAAACCACGTGGCTGAGGAGGAACCTGGAGGTGAAGGCCTCTCCTCAGATAGTTGTGGATGGAGCCAACCTGGAAGCCGATGTAGAAG atttAATGCTCACCGTGATGGAGGCCTCCAGTTTCACTCCATCTGTGTACAGCGTTCACGCCCTCACACTGTTGGCTGAG GTGCTGGCTCATCTGTTGGACATGGTGTTCTACAGTGACGAGAAGGAGAGGGTGATCCCACTGCTGGTTAATATCATGCACTACGTAGTGCCTTACCTCCGCAACCACAG TGCTCACAACGCCCCCAGCTACCGGGCCTGCATCCAACTGTTGAGCAGCCTAAGTGGGTACCAGTACACCCGCCGTGCCTGGAAGAAGGAGGCCTTCGACCTCTTCATGGACCACACCTTCTTCCAGATGGACTCCTCCTGCGTCAGCCA CTGGAGAGCCATCATTGACCACTTGATGACTCATGACAAGACCACATTCAGAGACCTCATGA CCCGGGTGGCTGTAGCCCAGAGCAGCTCTCTGAGCCTGTTCACCAACAGAGACGCTGAGCTGGAGCAGAGAGCCATGCTGCTCAAACGCTTGGCTTTCACCATCTACAGCAGTGAAGTGGACCAGTACCAGAAGTACCTGCCAGACATACAGG agcgTCTGGTGGAGAGCCTGCGTCTGCCTCAGGTGCCCATCCTTCACGCTCAGGTGTTCCTATTCTTCAGAGTGCTGCTGCTGCGCATGTCCCCTCAACATCTCACCTCCCTGTGGCCCACCATGATCACTGAACTG GTTCAGGTGTTTCTTCTGATGGAGCAGGAGCTAACGGCAGATGAAGACATATCAAG GACCTCAGGGCCGTCAGTGGCTGGGTTGGAGACCACCTATTCTGGTGGCAACGGCTTCTCCACCTCCTACAACAGCCAGCGCTGGCTCAACCTCTATCTGTCTGCCTGCAAGCTCCTGGACCTGGCTTTGGCCCTGCCTCCTGAGAGCCTGCCTCAGTTCCAGAT GTACCGCTGGGCCTTCATCCCAGAGGCTTCAGACGACTCAGGATTGGAAGTGAGACGCCAAGGCACTCACCAGAGAGAGTTTAAACCCTACGTGGTCCGACTGGCCAAGCTGCTGAGGAAACGAGCCAAG AAAAACCCAGAGGAGGACTGCTCCATCCGAACCCTGTCCTGGGAGCCAGGTCACCTGATGCTGACCCTCTACGTGATCCGCAGCATGGAGCAGCTGCTACCTTTCTTCAACCTGCTCAGCCAGGTCTTCAACAGCAAGGCCAGCAGCCGCACAAGTCCCGTCTACAACCACAACCCAGCAGGTGCCTGCTTCCCCGGCCACAAGGAGGGCCACAAGCTGGAGAGCCAGAAGGTGTTCTGGAGTCGAGCGCGACAGAACATCGAGGAGATGGTGGAAAAAGACTTTCTCGAGGGCCTTATCAAGACATGA